ATCGGGGGGCTCATGCTGGCAGCGAAGCTGTTAAGGACCTACGTACTGATGTACGGCAAGAGGCCAGGCTTCGGGGAGATTATGCGGAACCTCAGGAGCGGCTAGCCCGGAGAGACAGATAGCACTCCATGTTTGATCAAAGAGACTCTCCCAAATACCGAGCCTGAAAATAATCCGGCCTCTATCTGGCCACGTACCCACCGTCTACGACATACTCCGATCCGGTAACCCATCTGGACTCATCGGAAGCAAGATACAAACTCGCGTAGGCAATATCAATCGGTTCGCCGATATGACCCAGCGGCGTCGCTTCGGTAAACAGCTTGTTGTACTGGTTGAACGATATCCCGTAGTCTTTAGCCTCTTTGTCGGTAAGCTCGGTGTGGATGAGACCGGGATGCACGGAATTGACCCGGATCTTGTATCCGGCCTCAGCACAGGATAGGGCCACCGATTTGGTCATTGCCCTCACCGCCCCTTTAGAGGCACAATAGGCAGGCAACCCGGCTTCACCTATTATGGCATCGATAGACGATATATTCACTATTGAGCACGGTTCCCCGTTCTTCTTCATAACCTCAATGCCATATTTACAGCCTAAGAAAACCCCGGTCGCATTGATATTCATTATCCAGTTCCATTCATCGAGGGAGGTCTCTTCTATCGTTTTCGCCAGTGAAACACCGGCATTGTTCACCAGGACATTAAGCTTGCCATATTTTTTGACAACCTCACCGAGCACCTTTTTCCAGTCATCCTCGCTGGTGGTATCGAGTATGAGAAAGATAGCCTCTCCGCCTTGCTTTTTGATACTCTCCGCTAGCGCTGTTCCCTCATCTACCTTCTTCCTGGTAGTAACTACGACCTTAGCCCCCTCCTTAGCAAACAACTCAGAATGCCCACCGCCTATGCCGCAAGCACCTCCGGTGATCAGGGCTACTTTACCATCCAATCTCCCCATCTTTTGTAGTACCTCCTTATGTTAATTAATATTAAAGAACTAACTCAGAAATCGTTTTATATTTAGACTCTCCATGGTTTCTGAGTTAAACCAGGGGTGACCAAGAGCACCTTCTTGCTGCTGTCATCAGTCATCCTATCCTGCACCTCATCTAGAATATCAACGGAAGGCATCAAATTTCAACAGCCGGTCTCAGAGACAGTTATATCAGACAAGCCAGGCTACCTCACAGCTTACTGCTATGCTCACCTAATGGTCGAATAATACTATACAACTCGCCATTTTTTTAAACCAGAGACCAATAAATAGAATGAGTATCGTTGGACATGGAGGGGCTAAATAATTCCGAGAAATGTTTGATACTCAATTGTGGAATAATAGGGAAAAATTTGCATAATATAAACTACTGTGTGAGAGCCCTCTTTTTCAGTATTGTGAATGAGGAGTGGTTGAAGTGACAGGAAGTCGGAACGAGATCTGAGGATATAGCCTGGATAGCGGAGACAGCAAAGGCGTTTGAGCAAGAACCGATCAGACTAGAACTCATAGAAGAAGCGCTGTTTTCTTAAAGGAATTGACTGAGATGGAACAAAGCAGTAGGATATGGCTGTATCTAGTTTTCACTATTTCACGATACTTCGGGAGATCATAATGCGTCGGACGTTCGATAAATTCGCTTTCTTGCCTGACAATCCTCGGAATCTTAGGATTCTCAAAATTGTTGTCGCCGTCTCTCCGGCCCTGTTCGTTCTGCTTTTTGAGTTATTTAGACCATCAATACTCGAAGGGACTCGCTCCGCGATTGCATCCAGCCTATTTTTTACTCCAGTCGTAATCTTTGCTGTCTTCTTCTACATGGTTGTCTTCAGTCTCATTAAGAGGATTCAAGAGGAGAACCTACAACGCAACCGGGAACTGGGTATTATTAATGAGATCGCTTTGACGGTAAACGCATCCTTAGACCTGAACGTATTGCTGCCACGCACGATGGAGAAGCTAATTCAAGTGACCGAGGCTGATTCTGGCGAGTTGTTTTTAATTAATGAAAGAAGCCGTGAATTGTCGTACGAATTCTCTGTTGGGATTTCCGCAGAGGCATCCAAACCATACTCAAGTTCATTAGCGAATAATGATGGACTGATCCATGAAGCAGCAAGATCGAATGAACCAATGATAATACAGGATATGGGGAATTACGATAGTGTGGTTACCCCAGCCCTA
This region of Dehalococcoidales bacterium genomic DNA includes:
- a CDS encoding glucose 1-dehydrogenase encodes the protein MGRLDGKVALITGGACGIGGGHSELFAKEGAKVVVTTRKKVDEGTALAESIKKQGGEAIFLILDTTSEDDWKKVLGEVVKKYGKLNVLVNNAGVSLAKTIEETSLDEWNWIMNINATGVFLGCKYGIEVMKKNGEPCSIVNISSIDAIIGEAGLPAYCASKGAVRAMTKSVALSCAEAGYKIRVNSVHPGLIHTELTDKEAKDYGISFNQYNKLFTEATPLGHIGEPIDIAYASLYLASDESRWVTGSEYVVDGGYVAR